One Leptospira bouyouniensis DNA window includes the following coding sequences:
- a CDS encoding HD family phosphohydrolase, with translation MTVTQSPDFKYIITDDPFFEGKIADYSKKLKTNVLTLSALLTTDFDSQGKIIKVLFYISRYELENKHKEIHQFLKEHPTIMSNIIVRAPIDYTGYMALSIEEDLFFTNVPDDAPLVFLIKNLINAFTSLQMIVDKFELQKRINVSTNEISKLTKIGISLANEKDFTKLLRDILNSAREISNSDSGSLYLVEKDERGNPRNLRFKISALDLNSDEFILPINKKSIAGYVAYTGKQLNIPNVYELSGKEEYKFNSDFDRMSNYYSKSMLVVPMKDHHDEVVGVIQLINRKKNFQTKLTLDEMKSNSVLDYDKYSEELVMAVAGQAAVAIQNNNLVHDIETLFEGFVTASVSAIESRDPTTSGHSFRVAQYTVGLAESVNNVQVGRFKDVNFNESQIKEIRYASLLHDFGKVGVREKVLVKAKKLEDYELDLIRWRFQFILKDVEAKLAQKKIEYLKKHGNNGYPQFEKSIQLEYALEKEKLEEMVRVITDSNEPTILEEGNSNFLEEISKMSYHTTDGNQLNLLLPKEFGFLSIRRGSLDFEERREIESHVEHTFQFLSKIPWTRELKMVPSIAHGHHEKLNGSGYPRGLSAVEIPVQAKMMAIADIFDALTDQDRPYKKAVPLDRAFDILKMEVRDQHIDGDLLDLFIESKAYEKIQHKR, from the coding sequence ATTACCGTGACCCAATCTCCGGATTTCAAATACATCATTACGGATGACCCCTTTTTTGAAGGCAAAATTGCCGATTATTCTAAAAAACTAAAAACAAATGTTCTAACACTTTCGGCCCTTTTGACAACTGATTTTGATTCGCAAGGCAAGATCATCAAAGTACTATTTTACATCTCTCGATATGAGCTGGAAAATAAACACAAAGAAATCCATCAATTTTTAAAAGAACATCCAACAATTATGTCGAACATCATTGTTCGTGCCCCTATCGACTACACTGGTTATATGGCATTATCCATTGAAGAAGATTTGTTTTTCACGAATGTACCTGACGATGCTCCACTTGTATTCTTAATTAAAAATCTTATTAATGCTTTTACTAGCTTACAAATGATCGTTGATAAGTTTGAACTTCAAAAACGTATCAATGTTTCTACCAATGAAATTTCAAAACTAACAAAAATTGGAATCAGTCTTGCGAATGAAAAAGATTTTACAAAATTACTACGTGATATTTTAAATTCGGCACGTGAGATATCTAATTCTGATTCTGGTTCATTGTATTTGGTAGAAAAGGATGAACGTGGAAATCCAAGAAATCTAAGATTTAAAATTTCTGCTTTGGATTTGAATAGTGATGAATTCATTTTACCTATTAATAAAAAAAGTATCGCTGGTTACGTTGCATACACTGGAAAACAACTAAATATTCCAAACGTTTACGAACTCTCAGGTAAAGAGGAATATAAGTTTAACAGTGATTTTGATCGAATGAGTAATTATTACTCTAAATCAATGTTAGTTGTACCCATGAAAGACCATCATGATGAAGTAGTGGGTGTGATCCAACTCATCAACAGAAAAAAGAATTTTCAAACCAAACTCACATTGGATGAAATGAAATCAAATTCTGTTTTGGATTATGACAAATATTCAGAGGAATTAGTAATGGCGGTAGCTGGACAAGCTGCTGTTGCCATTCAAAACAATAATTTGGTTCATGACATTGAAACTTTGTTTGAAGGTTTTGTCACTGCAAGTGTATCTGCAATTGAATCAAGGGACCCTACAACTTCAGGTCATTCCTTTCGAGTTGCACAATATACCGTTGGACTTGCTGAATCTGTGAATAATGTGCAGGTTGGACGTTTTAAAGATGTCAATTTTAATGAATCGCAAATCAAAGAAATTCGATATGCTTCCCTGTTACATGATTTTGGGAAAGTAGGGGTTAGAGAAAAAGTTTTAGTCAAAGCTAAAAAATTGGAAGACTATGAGTTAGATCTCATTCGATGGAGATTCCAATTTATATTAAAGGATGTGGAAGCAAAACTTGCCCAGAAAAAAATAGAATACTTAAAAAAACATGGTAACAATGGTTATCCGCAGTTTGAAAAATCAATCCAATTGGAATATGCCTTAGAAAAGGAAAAATTGGAAGAGATGGTTCGTGTGATCACTGATTCCAATGAACCCACCATTTTGGAAGAAGGGAATTCAAACTTTTTAGAAGAAATTTCAAAGATGAGTTACCACACAACGGATGGAAACCAGTTGAATTTACTTTTACCAAAAGAGTTTGGATTTTTGTCTATAAGGCGAGGTTCACTTGATTTCGAAGAACGAAGGGAAATTGAATCTCACGTAGAACATACGTTCCAATTTTTATCTAAAATTCCTTGGACTCGTGAATTAAAAATGGTTCCAAGCATTGCCCATGGTCACCACGAAAAATTGAACGGTTCTGGATACCCAAGAGGTTTGTCCGCAGTAGAAATCCCTGTTCAGGCAAAAATGATGGCGATTGCTGATATTTTCGATGCCTTAACGGACCAAGACCGACCATATAAAAAAGCAGTGCCACTAGACCGAGCTTTTGATATTTTAAAGATGGAAGTAAGAGACCAACATATCGATGGTGATTTGTTGGACCTTTTCATTGAAAGCAAAGCATACGAAAAAATTCAGCACAAACGATAA
- a CDS encoding enoyl-ACP reductase FabI: MYQTLKGRTVIITGITDASSLALIIAKECKDQGAKLICTGLGKTPFHKNLSENSINFLDRTYSDFQNTVKKELGEDVVTFPLDVTIQESIDSFADFLKEKNESVHSLLHSIAMDKTIRQGKVKPIMTVSREEFMDAMNVSSFSLLAIVQSLYNRNLLPNGASIVALSYLGAEKVVVHPYKNIGVAKAALERLVKEMAMELGKEKEIQVNAIRFSPYRASKAGSAIEGLEEAEIHCQTSSPLGNAKAKDLAEEVCYLFRPSNRITGEIRHVDGGYHIRG, from the coding sequence ATGTACCAAACTCTAAAAGGTCGCACGGTAATCATAACAGGAATCACGGATGCGTCATCACTCGCACTTATCATTGCAAAAGAATGTAAAGACCAAGGTGCAAAACTAATTTGTACAGGACTCGGCAAAACCCCGTTCCACAAAAATTTATCAGAAAATAGTATCAATTTTTTAGACCGTACTTATTCTGATTTCCAAAACACCGTCAAAAAAGAGTTAGGTGAAGATGTTGTTACATTCCCTTTAGATGTAACCATTCAAGAGAGTATTGATTCATTTGCAGATTTTCTAAAGGAAAAAAATGAATCTGTCCATTCTTTATTACATTCGATCGCGATGGATAAAACCATTCGCCAAGGAAAAGTAAAACCAATCATGACAGTTTCACGCGAAGAATTTATGGATGCAATGAACGTATCTTCCTTTTCGCTACTTGCCATTGTCCAAAGCCTTTACAATCGTAATCTTTTGCCAAATGGTGCTTCTATTGTCGCTCTCAGTTATTTAGGAGCTGAAAAAGTTGTGGTCCATCCTTATAAGAACATTGGTGTTGCTAAGGCTGCTTTAGAACGACTTGTGAAAGAAATGGCAATGGAGTTAGGGAAAGAAAAAGAAATCCAAGTGAATGCCATTCGATTTTCTCCTTATCGCGCAAGTAAAGCAGGTTCAGCGATCGAAGGTTTAGAGGAAGCTGAAATTCATTGTCAGACATCATCTCCTCTTGGAAATGCGAAAGCTAAGGATCTGGCAGAAGAAGTTTGTTATTTATTTCGTCCATCCAATCGAATCACAGGTGAGATTCGGCATGTGGATGGAGGATATCATATTAGAGGTTAA
- the murD gene encoding UDP-N-acetylmuramoyl-L-alanine--D-glutamate ligase has product MFSETLPTPQAIQNLHSFLILGGGSSGDSSAKLLSSLGKKVTLSDRFPEKANHTIYHQVLSDNEPHTVLSGIECIIKSPGVLPDHPILLVAKQKKIPILSEISLARIFFQGTAIGITGTDGKSTTTALAFHLIQKKFPNSKMGGNIGIPFTSFCLEKLDIVVLELSSYQLDDSPNLKLTASAILNLASDHLERHKTMESYAEAKWKIQNLADKKHNCFINPSFFTYTTFTKPKNPNLHCVGENESYYVSLNPDLVHTPSHVYDASRFPLKGKHNLMNLCFAIALAEVVGISPEEIQAQLETFQGLPHRFQSVEIKNLDPKYKSLRFINDSKSTNLHSMLSGISGFQKGDPLLLILGGIPKEEPIEPFIKRWKELECPLYVYGKAKEVWLEDLNKTGIPVSYFDTLDILVLELKMNIEKLLVEESKLSKEKNLTVIFSPAGASFDLYKNFEERGNHFVALLNATFGNVTP; this is encoded by the coding sequence ATGTTTTCTGAAACACTCCCGACCCCTCAGGCCATACAAAATCTCCATTCTTTCCTCATTTTGGGTGGAGGCTCATCAGGAGATTCCTCTGCCAAACTCCTCTCTTCTCTCGGAAAAAAAGTAACACTTTCTGATCGTTTCCCTGAAAAAGCAAACCATACAATTTACCATCAAGTTTTGTCCGATAATGAGCCACATACTGTTTTATCAGGAATTGAGTGTATCATCAAAAGTCCGGGGGTATTACCGGATCATCCTATCTTACTTGTAGCAAAACAAAAGAAGATACCGATTCTCAGTGAAATATCTCTGGCAAGGATCTTTTTCCAAGGTACGGCCATCGGGATCACTGGAACGGATGGGAAATCAACAACAACTGCCTTGGCTTTCCATCTTATCCAAAAAAAATTCCCAAATTCAAAAATGGGAGGGAATATTGGAATCCCATTTACATCATTTTGTTTGGAGAAATTAGATATTGTTGTTTTAGAGTTATCGAGTTACCAATTAGATGACTCACCTAACTTAAAATTAACGGCTTCAGCAATTTTGAATCTTGCTTCTGACCATTTGGAAAGACATAAAACGATGGAATCATATGCGGAAGCCAAATGGAAAATCCAAAATTTAGCAGACAAAAAGCATAATTGTTTTATAAATCCCTCTTTTTTTACTTACACTACTTTCACAAAACCAAAAAATCCTAACCTTCATTGTGTCGGCGAGAATGAATCTTACTATGTGAGTTTGAATCCAGATTTAGTTCATACACCAAGTCACGTATACGATGCATCTCGGTTTCCATTAAAAGGAAAACATAATTTGATGAATTTGTGTTTTGCAATTGCACTTGCAGAAGTGGTAGGAATAAGTCCAGAAGAGATCCAAGCTCAATTGGAAACTTTCCAAGGACTACCCCACAGATTTCAATCGGTCGAGATCAAAAATCTAGATCCAAAATATAAATCGCTTCGTTTTATTAATGATTCAAAGTCAACAAACTTACATTCCATGTTATCCGGGATTTCGGGATTTCAAAAGGGTGATCCACTTCTACTTATATTAGGTGGGATACCAAAAGAAGAACCAATTGAACCTTTTATCAAACGTTGGAAAGAATTAGAATGCCCACTTTATGTTTATGGAAAGGCTAAAGAGGTTTGGTTAGAAGATTTAAACAAAACAGGGATTCCTGTATCTTATTTTGATACTTTAGATATACTTGTTTTAGAATTAAAAATGAATATCGAAAAGCTGCTAGTTGAGGAAAGCAAACTTAGTAAGGAAAAAAACCTGACAGTGATATTTTCACCGGCAGGAGCAAGTTTTGATTTGTACAAAAATTTTGAAGAGCGTGGAAACCATTTTGTCGCTCTATTAAATGCGACATTTGGAAACGTGACTCCTTAA